The Streptomyces sp. NBC_00224 genome contains the following window.
GCCGATCTGGACGAGGGCGACCTCGGTGAAGCCCGCCTCGACGAACGGCCGTACGGCGTCGACGAAGGCGGTGACGTCGTCGCCGCACGGGATGGCCTTCGCCACGTCCTGCGGTGTGACGTACCGAGTGGCGCCCTCGAAGCCCGACGGCCCGGGGAGCTCCGCGTTCACCGGCCAGCCGCCGCCGAACCAGCGGAACTGGTCGTGCGCGCGGGCGATCGCCGCGTCCCGGTCGGTGTCGTAGCAGACGGGCAGCTGGCCCACGCGGGGCTTTCCGCCGCCGCCGTGCCGGTCGAAGGCGTCGAGCAGCTCCGACTTGGGCTCGGTGGCGATGACGAGGTCGGCGGAGCGGCCCGCGATCGCGCAGGAGCGCTCGCCGGAGACGGCGATCCCGATGGGCGGCAGCTCGTCCGGCAGATCCCACAGCCGTGCGTTCGCCACGTCGAAGAAGGCGCCCTGGTGGTTGACGTTGCCGCCTTCGAAGAGGGCGCGGATGACGTCGACGGCCTCGTCCAGCATCTCCAGGCGGACCTGCGGAGAGGGCCATCCGGCGCCCACCACGTGCTCGTTGAGGTTCTCCCCGGAGCCCAGGCCGAGGCGGAACCTCCCCTGGGACAGCAGCTGCATCGTCGCCGCCTTCTGGGCGACGACGACGGGGTGGTAGCGGACCGTCGGGCAGGTCACGTACGTCATCAGCGGAATCCGCGTGGTGGCCTGGGCGGCCGCGCCGAGCACGCTCCACGCGTACGACGCGTGTCCCTGGGATTCCAGCCAGGGGAAGTAGTGGTCGGAGGTGACGGAGAAGTCGAAGCCCGCGCGCTCCGCGGCGACCAGGTCGGAGACGAGGGCACGGGGACCGGTCTGCTCGGTCATCATCGTGTAGCCGATTTGCACCATATTTCACCCATTGCCTGGCTCCTCGAATCAAAAACATCACTTTCGTCGCCCTCCCCTCCCCGCCACCTCGATGTTTTCGATGCGCGTATGGGGCTACGCGGTCCAGTGGACCCGTTCGCCCTTGAGGAGTCGTCGTGGTCATCGTGGCCCTGCTGATCCCGCCCCTGATGCTGGGCGCGCTGCTCGCCCTCGCGCGCTACGAGGAACGCATGTTCGGCGAGCCCGAGGCGGTACGAAAGCGCGGGCGCCATCTGCACGCCGTACCGAAGGGCGGCACCAAGGCCCCGCCCCTGCGGCCCGTGCCGCACACCGAAGCCGGCCCCGTCGCCCGGCACCGCCGCAGGCCCCGCGACGCGGCGTGATCCACCGGCACCCCGGAGGTCGGCGATTGGCCCACTCTCATCCATGCGAAATGGACCAGAGGAAGGAGCCACCTGGGCCATAGTGTCCAGTCCATGACGACCAGAGCGGTGTCTCCCGCAGGCCCCCGGCGCCTTCTCGCGCTGGCCCAACTGACCAATTCCGTGGGCGACGGCGCGTACCTCGTCACCTCCGCCCTGTACTTCACACGCGTCGTCGGCCTCGCCCCGGCGCGCATCGGCCTGGGGCTGACCCTCGCCTGGGCGGTCGGCTCGGTCGCGGGCGTACCGCTCGGACGGCTCGCGGACCGGCGCGGGCCCCGGGGGACGGCGGTGCTGCTGGCCCTGGCGACCAGCGCGGCGGTGGCGTCGTTCCTGGTCGTACGCTCCTTCGTACCGTTCCTCCTGGCCGCCTGCCTCTACGCCACCGCCCAGTCGGGGCTGTCGGCGGCCCGTCAGTCGCTCCTCGCCGGACTGGTGGCCGAAACGGAGCGGACCGCGACGCTGGCGCGCCTCCAGGCCACGCTCAACGCGGGGCTCGCCGTGGGCGCGGCGCTCGGGGGCGTGGCCCTGCACTCCGGCACGACCGGCGCGTACCTCACGGTCTTCGCCCTGGACGCGGCGAGCTTCCTGGTGTGCGCACTGCTGCTGACGCGACTCCCCCGGGTCGCGCCCGTGCCGTCACCCGGCGGCGAGCGCGGCGGCCCGACGGTCCTCAAGGACCGCCCGTACGTCGTCGTCGCCCTCCTCAACACCGTGCTGCTCCTGCGGATGCCGCTGCTCAGCCTGGGGATTCCGCTGTGGATCACTCAGCGCACGGCCGCACCGGCCTGGCTGGTATCGGCGCTGTTCGTACTCAACACCGGTGCGGTGATGCTCTTCCAGGTCCGAACGGCCCGGAACGTCAAGGGACTTGCGAGCGCCGTGCGGGCCGTGCGCCGCTCCGGCGCGGTGATGCTGGCGGCCTGCGCGGTCTTCGCGCTGTCCGCCGCGGGCGACGAACCGTGGGTGGCCACCGCGGCGCTCGTCGGTGGCTCGGTGCTCCTGGTCGTGGCCGAGATGCTGCACTCGGCGGGCTCCTGGCAGATCGGCTTCGACCTGGCCCCGGCCGACCGGATCGGCGAGTACCAGGGCCTGTTCGGCACCGGCGTCACCGTCGCCCGCACCCTGGGCCCGCTCCTGCTGACCGCGCTCCTGGTGGACTGGGGCAGCCCGGGGTGGCTGCTGCTCGGCGGGATGATCCTGGTGGCCTCGTACGCGATGGGGCCCGCGACGCTCAGGAGCGCGCGCCGAGCGGCCCCCCTCGCCGCGGCCCCCACCCGGGTCCCCTCCGGTCAGTCCGGCTGAAGCGAGCGCCAGACCCGGTCGGGCAGGATCCGGTACGCCTGGGCCAGGTCGATGTCGTACGTACTGGACAGCCAGCGGCGTGCGGTTTCGGCCGGGGGCCCGAGGATGAGGACGTCGATCAGGGGCGAGGGGAGGGGTGCGATCTCGCCGGCCTCGACTCGGGGGCCCAGCCAGGCCGCGATGGCCGCCAGCTTGTTCGCCTTGACCCTGCGGATCTCGTCGGCGTGGGCGGCGAGGTAGCCGGAGTAGGCGGAGGCGTGCAGGAAGAGGGCGACGTCCGGGTGCTCTTCGGTGAAGCGCAGATAGCACTGGACGAGCGCGCGGATGCCGGTGCGGGCAGTGCGGGCCCGGGTGAGCACGGCGGTCATCTCGTCGAACAGCTGCTCCATGCACCGGGTGTAGAGAGCGGCGGCGAGACCGTCGAAGCTGCCGAAGTGGTGGTAGAGGCTGCCGAGGCTGACCCCGCTGGCACGCGTGACGGCACTGACGGTGAATCCCTGCTGGCCCGACTCGGCGAACACCCGCAACGCGGCGGTCAGCAGGCGGTCGACGGTGACCTCACCGCGCTGCTGCCTAGGCGACATGACCGTGCCCCGCTCGGTGCGTACCGTGCCCGCCGCGTCGGCCTCGGGCGCTGGGGGCGCCCCAGGGGGCACCGATCGGGATGCTGTCTGCCATGACGGCAACCCTAGCGTAGCAATCTGTAGAAAACTGTTCTAGAAATCGACTCCTCAACGGGCGCCCCACCGGCCACACTTGACGGTATGACTCGACGCCTGACCGGCGAACAGCCGGAGATCGACGCAGCCACCGAGGACGGCATCCGGGAAGACGACTTCTGGTGGCCCGCTGCCACGCTGCCCACGGCGGGTGACGATACGGCGGAGCCGCGGAACCCGGCCGACTCCCGTGCGGCCGGGAAATACGGGTGTACGGCGCGGGTGTGATCGTTTACTGTCACGCGGTGACTCTTTCCCATGATGTGGCCGGAACCGGCCCCGCAGTGCTCCTGCTCCACTCCACCGTCTGCGACCGGCGGATGTGGGACCCCCAGGTGTCGGCGCTCGTCGGCGCCGGCTACCAGGTGGTGCGCTGCGACTTCCGCGGCTTCGGCCAGACGCCCATGCCGGACCGGCCGTACAACAACGCGGAGGACGTCGTCGCCCTGCTGGACGCGCTCGGCATCGAGCGCACGGCGGTGATCGCGGCGTCCGGCGGCGGCCGGGTCGCGCTGGAGATCGCGGCCCGTTGGCCAGGGCAGGTCGCCTCGCTGGGACTGCTCTGCACCGCGCTGGCCGGGCACGAGCCCACCGCCGAACTCGACGCGTTCGGCGACCGCGAGGACGCGCTGATCGAGGCCGGCGACATCGCCGGGGCGACCGACCTCAACGTGGACGCCTGGGTGGGCCCCGACGCCGACCAGGCCACCCGGGAGCTGGTGCGCCTGATGCAGCGCAACGCCTTCGACGTCCAGATAGCCGCCGAGGAGGAGTTCGGCCAGATCAAGGTCGAGCCCGACCTCTCCGCGATCAAGGCCCCCACCCTGCTCGTCTCCGGCGACCACGACTTCGCGGACTTCCGGCAGATCGCCGTCCACCTCACCGGTGTGCTCGCCGACGCCCGCCACCTCGAACTCTCCTGGGCCGGTCATCTCCCCAACCTGGAGCGCCCCGACGAGGTGAACCGCATACTCGTCGACTTCCTGCGCGAGACGTACGCGGCGGTCTGAGCCCGGGTGGGACCCCGGCGCCGTCAGACGCCCGCCGCGTAGCAGCGGACGGCCACGGTCTGCCGGGGTCCCCACTCCTGCTCAACCTCGGCCAGCAGCTCCCAGCCCAGGCGTTCGTACAGCGCCGTCGCTGCGGTGTCCGAGGCCACCACGTCGAGCACCGGATGCAGACCGCGAGCTTGGGCTTCGCTCACCGCCCGGGCCAGCAGCAGCCCGCCGATCCCGTGGCCGCGCGCCTCGGGAGCCACGAACAGCCGGCTGACCACGGCGGTCGCATCCGGACCCACTCCCGCGCGGGCGCTCCACAGACCGGGCGCCACATCCCCCGTACCGCTGAGCGACAGACCGACATGACCGGCGACGCGGCCGTCCAGCTCGGCCACCCAGGCCGAGAGGAGCGACGGCTGAGCGAGCCAGTCGGCGGGGCGGTCCGGCCAGTTCACCGGGTAGCCGTCGCGCTCGTGGACGGCGGCGAGCGCGTCGACGCACGCGTCGAGGTCGCGATCCGTTCGGGGGCGGACGTACGGGGTCGGGCGGGCGCCGGACCGGTCGGTGTTCTCGCTCTTCACCGCGTCATGGAAACACGGTCCGGGGCCGGGCCCACACGATTTTCGGCGGCGCCGTTTTCGGCGGCGACCGCGCCCGTGCCTCAGAGCTGCCACGCCCGCGGCATCCGTGCCAGATTCGCGCCGATCATGCGGGCCGCGCGGCGCAGCGGTTCGCCCGCCTCGGCGAGCCGACGGCGGTCGAGGACGGACACGGCGAGCGCGGCGACGACCTTTCCCGACGGGGCGCGCACGGGCGCCGCCAGACAGGCCACCAGCACATCGGCTTCGTAATAGTCGATGGCCGTGCCCTGCTCGTGCGCCACCTCGATACGTCGCCGCCAGCGCGTGGCGCAGTGGCCCTCGGGCGGCGCCGTGGCCGGTCCGGCCGTCACCAGGACCACCTCGGCTGCGCTCCCGGGCGGCAGGACCGCACCGGCCCGCAGCGGGAAGACGTCGTCCACTTCGCCGGGCAGCGCGGCCACGACCAGCGGGCTCCCAGTGCCGGACACCGTCACGCTGACACTGGCGCGGGTGGCCGCGGCGAGGTGCCGCAGCGGCCCGGCGGCGGCCGTGCGCAGCGGCCGGTCGGGGCTCCAGGCCCGGCCAAGCCGGACGATCGCCGGTCCCATCCGGTACCGGCCCGACCGGCGCTCCACCGCGTCCAGCGCCACGAGCTGGTCGAGCATGCGGTGCACGGTGGTCTTGGGCAGCCCCGCGCTGGCCGCCAGCTCGCTCAGTCCCCCTTCCTCCACCCGCGCCAGCGCCTCCAGCAGCGAGAACGCGCCCTCCAGCACCCCCCGCCCCGCCGCGCCGGCGTCTCCCCCGTCTTCCCCGTGCCGAACCGGTCTCCGTGCGTACTCCACTGCCGCCCCCCGTCGCCGTGACTCCCGTCCATGGTCGAACCAGGTGCCGGGCGCCCGGTATCCCCAACGTTGGGTATGGCGCGGCACGTTGTCCAGGTGGTGGGATGGTCGACGGCCCGCGCCCCGGCGTCAGACGAGGGCGTCGTGGACGAAGCACCAGCGCCAGTCCTCGCCGGGTTCGAAGGAGCGCACGACGGGGTGCTCCTCACTCGCGGCGTGCGCGCGGGCATGGCGCAGCGGGGAGGAGTCGCAGCAGCCTACGTGGCCGCACGTGAGGCAGAGCCGCAGGTGGACCCAGGGGGAACCCAGGCGCAGACAGTCCTCGCAGCCCTGCGGGGTTCGGGGCACCACGTCGCGGATCATGGCCAGATGCGGGTCGGGCTTGCTGGTCATCGCGTCCTCCGGGGTCTGGCACCCAGGGTAGGAACGCCCGGCGGCCGCCGCACCCCGGCCCCGCGTCGCGGCCGGGGCGCCGCGGAGGGACCCTGGAGGTACGAAGGGTGAGTCCTGGAGGTGATCCGTCATGACCACACTCGTCGGGTGGCATGTGGAGCTGGAGTTCTCCGAGGTCGGGGACCGCACCAGCGCCGTGGGCCTGGTCAGACTCGGTGACGGCACCGAGGTGAAGGGGCACGGCTACGCCATGCGCCACCCCTCGGACCCCGAGCAACTGCGGGTCGGAGAGGAGATCGCGGGCTCGCGGGTCCTGATGGACCTCGCGTCCCAGCTGTTGCAGAAGGCCCACATCGAGATAGACGAGGCATCGGGGCGCCGGTCCCGCCCGCTGAACCGCTGACGGTGCCGCCGACCGCCTGCCCCGGCTACTTACGGCGGGCCACGGTGACGGACAGACGGAAACCGGCCGTTCGCACGGCAGTCGCGACGCGCCGCGCCCCCTCCTGGTGGAGGGGGCGCGGTGCGTATGCGCGTGGGGTGCGTGCGGCTACCTCTTCGCGTAGTCCGAGAAGCCCATCCAGTCGACGACGACGCACGGGTCGTCGCCGAGGACCCAGGCGTCGTGGCCGGGCGCGATGTTCATGTAGTCGCCGGGGCCGAAGTCCTCTTCCTGGCCGTCGTTCATGACGACTTTCATACGGCCGGAGACGACATAGGCCGCGTGGGCGACCAGACAGCTGTCGGTCTGCGCGATCGGCTTGACGTGCTCTGACCACTTCCAGCCTGGCTCGAACGTGGCCCGGCCGACCTGCCCCCCGCCCACGTTGACCAGCTCCAGGCGCCCCTTGCCGCCCTCGAACGGACGGACCTCCTCCGGCGCATCGAAACTCTTCCGTACGAGACCGGCCATGAGCGCTTCTCCTTGGGCGGCGGGTGGGGGTGAACGATCGACGGTCCGAACGTACCCACGGCGGCGGGGGGCTGCGAACGGCATGGGCCGTACGGGTGACGCCGCCGGGCCCCGCCCCGCCCCCGCACCGCCCGCCTCCCCCGAAATTCCCACGGCCAGTGGTCCAGTGCGCCGCATCCCCCGTGACCAACGCCGCAGCCACCCGTCCCCCGAAATTGGTCTAGTCCTGTTTTGGTCCAGTCCATTGACATGTCTCTGATCACGGAGATATCCCATATCCAACACCGCTGCGCCCCACGGGAATTGGCGGACGCCCCCCTCACACCTTGGACGGACATGAGACGCATGCGTACCCTCCGCGCGGTCCTGACCGCGACCGTCACCGCCGTGGCCACGGCGGGTCTCGCCGTGCTCGGCGGCGGCTCCGCCCAGGCCGCGACCCCCCTGCCGGCCCATGTCTTCGCCCCCTACTTCGAGGCCTGGACCGGCGAGAGCCCCGCCGCCCTTGCCGCGCAGTCCGGCGCGAAGCACCTGACGATGGCGTTCATCCAGACGGCGTCCAAGGGCTCCTGTACGCCGTACTGGAACGGCAACAGCGGTATGCCGATCGCCTCGTCCACCTTCGGCAGCGACATCAGGACCATCCAGGCCAACGGCGGGGACGTCATCCCCTCCTTCGGCGGCTACACCGCGGACACCACCGGCACCGAGATCGCCGACAGCTGCACCGACGTCGGCCAGATCGCCGCCGCGTACGAGAAGGTCATCACGACCTACGACCTCTCCCGCCTCGACATGGACATCGAGGTCGACTCGCTGGACAACAGCGCCGGAATCGACCGGCGCAACAAGGCGATCAAGCAGGTCCAGGACTGGGCGGCGGCCAACGGCCGCAAGATCGAGATCTCGTACACCCTCCCCACCACCACCTCGGGTCTCGCCTCCAGTGGCCTCGCCGTGCTCCGCAACGCGGTGAGCAACGGGGCGCGCGTCGACGTCGCCAACATCATGACGTTCGACTACTACGACAACGCCTCCCACAACATGGCCAACGACACCCAGACGGCGGCCCAGGGGCTGTACAACCAGCTCGCCCAGCTGTACCCCGGCAAGACCTCGGCCCAGCTGTGGGGCATGATCGGCATCACCGAGATGCCGGGCGTCGACGACTTCGGGCCCGCCGAGACGTTCACCCTGGCCAACGCCACCCAGGTCTACAACTGGGCGGTCTCCAAGGGCATCAACACCCTCTCGTTCTGGGCGCTCCAGCGCGACAACGGCGGCTGCCCCGGCGGCGCGGCCGCGGACAACTGCTCCGGCATCCAGCAGAACACCTGGGACTTCAGCCACATCTTCGAACCCTTCACCTCGGGTACCACCGCTCCCGCCAATGACTTCTCGGTGACGGCCTCGCCCGCCACCGGCTCGGTGGCGGCGGGCAGTTCGGCCACCACCACGGTCAAGACGGCGGTCACGGCGGGCCAGGCGCAGTCCGTGAACCTCACCGTCGGCGGCGCCCCGGCCGGTGTCACCGCCTCGCTCAGCCCCACCTCGGTGACGGCGGGCGGCTCGTCCACGCTGACGGTGTCGACGACCTCGGCGGCCGTGTCGGGCACGTACACCCTCACCGTGACCGGCTCCAACGCCTCCGCCGCTCACTCGGCCACGTACACCCTGACCATCACCGGCGGGAACGGCCACCAGTGCACGGCCACCGCGTGGAACGCCACGTCCGTCTACACCGGCGGGATGCAGGTGTCGCACAAGAGCCACAACTGGAAGGCCAAGTGGTGGACGCAGGGCGAGGAGCCCGGCACCACCGGTGAGTGGGGTGTCTGGCAGGACCTGGGGGCCTGCTGAGCTCAGCGCGCGTGATGGGGTGGTGTCCGGTACGGAGTCCCGTGCCGGACACCACCCCGTCGGGCAACCACGTTGCGCACACACCCTTCCCAAACCGCCGCCTCCTCCCACACCCTTTTAGCCTGATGTCCGCGCAACGGCGCGGGCGACTCGGCGGCGGGGGTGGGGCGATGCCGGACGCTCCGGCGACAGACGGCTGGGCCGTGGACGTCGTGCTCTGCATCGATGTGACGGGCAGCATGTCCCCGGTCCTGAAACAGGTGAAGGAAGGGGCGCTGTCCTTCCACGGGCGGCTGAAGGCCGTGATGGCCCGGCGCGGGATGGACATCGGCCGCATGCGGTTACGGGTGATCGCCTTCCGCGACTTCGGCGCGGACCGCGACCGCGCGATCGAGCGCACGTCGTTCCTGGACCTGCCCGAACAGACCGCGCAGTTCGCGGAGTTCATCGCGGGGCTCAAGGCGACCGGCGGGGGCGACGTCCCCGAGTCGGGGCTCGAAGCGCTCGCACTCGCGGTCCGGTCGCCCTGGTCGGCGCGGAACGAGTCGAACGGCGACCGGCGGCACATCGTCGTCCTCTTCACCGACGCGCCGGCCCACCCCCTGGGCAGACACACCCCTCGTCGGCGCGCCGCCAAGTCCCCCTCGGACCGGCCGCCGTGGTGGTCGTCCCGACGCAGGTCCGGGTCGTCCGCCTCCCCCGAGGACTACGACGTCTACCCGCGCAGCCTGGACGAACTCCACGACCAGTGGGGCCGCGAGGGCCAGGACGGCGCCGTGATGGACCAGTCCGCCAAACGACTGCTGATCTTCGCGCCGGAGCAGAAACCGTGGCGCGACATCGCGGAGACCTGGGACAAGACCCTGTTCGTCCCCTCGGTGGCGGGCACCGGGCTCAAGGAGATCGCCCTGGACGAGGTCATCAGCACGATCGCCCGCAACCTGTGACGGTGTGCTTCCTCACATCTCCCCGCTGTCCAAAAACCGTCTCCGACCGGCCGCCGGACAGGCAAGCTGCTCCAGTGATCGTCCGCCGTGGACGGTACGTACGTGTGCCATGTGTGCCGAATGGAGCCGAGCATGTCGAAGATTCCCGCCGACCTGCGCTACACCCTGTTCCACCAGTGGGTCCGGGACGAGGGCGACGGCGTTCTCGCGGTGGGCCTCACCGACTACGCACGCCAGGCCCTGGGCGACATCGAGTTCCTGGAACTGCCCGCCGCCGGAAAGACCGTTTCCCGCAAGGAGGCCGTCGGCACGGTGGAATCGGTGAAGGCGGCGAACGACATCTACGCGCCGCTCGCCGGTGAGATCGTCGCCACCAACGCGGACGCCGTCGCCACCCCGCAAACGGTCAACACCGACCCGTACGGCGTCTGGCTCTTCAAGCTGACCCCGGCCCAGGGCGAGCCGACGGACGACCTCCTCACGGCGGAGCAGTACCAGGCGGCTGTCGGGGGCTGAGCGCGGCCGCAGGACCGGTGGGGAGGCAAAGGTGGACTGGGGCACGCTCGTCGCGACGTTCAGTGGTGGTTCGATCGCGATTTCCGGGACCGTGCTGGCCGACTATCTGCGCCATCGCCGTGAGGGCGAGCGCGGGGTCGGGGCGCGGCGGCGGGCGGTGTATCTGGAGTTCATCACCGCCGCCGAGGCGTGCTTCACGCGGTTGCGCCACCTCGCGCAGACGCCCGGTGAGGAGCCCGACTTGGAGGCGGCCACGCGGGTGGCGCTTCGCGAGGGCGGGATCCAGGAGGTGCGCGAGCGGCTGTTCATCGAGGCCAGCACGGGCGTCGCCGGCGCCGGGCAGGGCATGTTCGAGCAACTCCGCGCGCTGCGCAGGGCGGTGGCCACCGGCGCCGGGGCGGATTCACGTGTGTTCCACGAGGCGTACCACCCCTACATCGCGGCGGTGTGGGCCTACCGGGTCGCCGTGCGCGAGGAGTTGGAGGGTCAGTCCCTTACGCCCGCGGCCTTCGGATGGGCCAGGTGGGACGGGAAGGACCGCTGCCCCGTGTGCCGGGAGGCAGGATCGGCCGCGGCGGTCGCGGGAGCCTGAGCGACGGGCCGTCGGCCCCGGCAGGTGCCGCGGCCGACGGCCCGTATGCCCAAGTGGTTCACATGGGCGGGCCTTCCCCGCGCTCCTCACGGCGGTCCGACCCCAGCTGCTCCTTGAGCTTGTCCTGGGCCGTGTCGACCTGGCTGCTGTACTTGCCCTGGGTCTTTTCGTCGACGAAGTCACCGGCCTTGTCGATGCCCTGGCCGGCCTGGTCCTCGTGCCCCTTGAGCATTTGCTTGAGCTTGTCCATCACGGACATGTCGAGTCCTCCTAGGAACAGCCCCCGCACCCAGGATCACCCCTTCCCCCGCCACTCCGCATCCGGGCGGGCTCGCGGGGTGCCGCCGGGCCCCGGCTCAGGGCCACAGCAGGTGCCGCTCCCAGGGCGCGCCGGCGGCCTCGCGCTCGTAGCGGAGCCGGGTGTGGACGCGGCTCTCGTCCGCCTGCCAGAACTCCACCGTGAGCGGGGCGACGGTGTACAGGTTCCACGCCTCGGCCACCAGGCCCGGCTCCCGCTCCACCCGGGCCAGTGCCTCCGCGATGACCCGGTCGCGCTCGGAGGCGCTGTCCAGGTGCCGGCTCTGCCGTCCCACCAGCGCCTCCGCACGGGCCGATGCCGAACGGGACAGGTAGTCCGTCGCCCCGCGCTCGGCGGGCTCCAGGACCACCGGGCCCCGTATCCGTACCTGGCGCCCCAGGGCGGGCCAGTAGAACGTCAGGGCCGCGCTGGGGTGCGCGGCCAGCTGCCGCCCCTTGGGGCTGTCGGCGTGCGCGGCGAACTGCCAGCCGTCGGCGTCCACGTTCTTCAGGATCAGCACCCGGGCCCAGGGGTCCCCGTGCTCGTCGACGGTCGAGACGGTCATGGAGTGCGGGTCGGGCAGTC
Protein-coding sequences here:
- a CDS encoding LLM class F420-dependent oxidoreductase gives rise to the protein MVQIGYTMMTEQTGPRALVSDLVAAERAGFDFSVTSDHYFPWLESQGHASYAWSVLGAAAQATTRIPLMTYVTCPTVRYHPVVVAQKAATMQLLSQGRFRLGLGSGENLNEHVVGAGWPSPQVRLEMLDEAVDVIRALFEGGNVNHQGAFFDVANARLWDLPDELPPIGIAVSGERSCAIAGRSADLVIATEPKSELLDAFDRHGGGGKPRVGQLPVCYDTDRDAAIARAHDQFRWFGGGWPVNAELPGPSGFEGATRYVTPQDVAKAIPCGDDVTAFVDAVRPFVEAGFTEVALVQIGGEHQLPFIHWAETKLMPALREL
- a CDS encoding MFS transporter; its protein translation is MTTRAVSPAGPRRLLALAQLTNSVGDGAYLVTSALYFTRVVGLAPARIGLGLTLAWAVGSVAGVPLGRLADRRGPRGTAVLLALATSAAVASFLVVRSFVPFLLAACLYATAQSGLSAARQSLLAGLVAETERTATLARLQATLNAGLAVGAALGGVALHSGTTGAYLTVFALDAASFLVCALLLTRLPRVAPVPSPGGERGGPTVLKDRPYVVVALLNTVLLLRMPLLSLGIPLWITQRTAAPAWLVSALFVLNTGAVMLFQVRTARNVKGLASAVRAVRRSGAVMLAACAVFALSAAGDEPWVATAALVGGSVLLVVAEMLHSAGSWQIGFDLAPADRIGEYQGLFGTGVTVARTLGPLLLTALLVDWGSPGWLLLGGMILVASYAMGPATLRSARRAAPLAAAPTRVPSGQSG
- a CDS encoding TetR/AcrR family transcriptional regulator produces the protein MSPRQQRGEVTVDRLLTAALRVFAESGQQGFTVSAVTRASGVSLGSLYHHFGSFDGLAAALYTRCMEQLFDEMTAVLTRARTARTGIRALVQCYLRFTEEHPDVALFLHASAYSGYLAAHADEIRRVKANKLAAIAAWLGPRVEAGEIAPLPSPLIDVLILGPPAETARRWLSSTYDIDLAQAYRILPDRVWRSLQPD
- a CDS encoding alpha/beta fold hydrolase — translated: MTLSHDVAGTGPAVLLLHSTVCDRRMWDPQVSALVGAGYQVVRCDFRGFGQTPMPDRPYNNAEDVVALLDALGIERTAVIAASGGGRVALEIAARWPGQVASLGLLCTALAGHEPTAELDAFGDREDALIEAGDIAGATDLNVDAWVGPDADQATRELVRLMQRNAFDVQIAAEEEFGQIKVEPDLSAIKAPTLLVSGDHDFADFRQIAVHLTGVLADARHLELSWAGHLPNLERPDEVNRILVDFLRETYAAV
- a CDS encoding N-acetyltransferase family protein: MKSENTDRSGARPTPYVRPRTDRDLDACVDALAAVHERDGYPVNWPDRPADWLAQPSLLSAWVAELDGRVAGHVGLSLSGTGDVAPGLWSARAGVGPDATAVVSRLFVAPEARGHGIGGLLLARAVSEAQARGLHPVLDVVASDTAATALYERLGWELLAEVEQEWGPRQTVAVRCYAAGV
- a CDS encoding IclR family transcriptional regulator, whose translation is MLEGAFSLLEALARVEEGGLSELAASAGLPKTTVHRMLDQLVALDAVERRSGRYRMGPAIVRLGRAWSPDRPLRTAAAGPLRHLAAATRASVSVTVSGTGSPLVVAALPGEVDDVFPLRAGAVLPPGSAAEVVLVTAGPATAPPEGHCATRWRRRIEVAHEQGTAIDYYEADVLVACLAAPVRAPSGKVVAALAVSVLDRRRLAEAGEPLRRAARMIGANLARMPRAWQL
- a CDS encoding UBP-type zinc finger domain-containing protein, translating into MTSKPDPHLAMIRDVVPRTPQGCEDCLRLGSPWVHLRLCLTCGHVGCCDSSPLRHARAHAASEEHPVVRSFEPGEDWRWCFVHDALV
- a CDS encoding DUF1876 domain-containing protein, which produces MTTLVGWHVELEFSEVGDRTSAVGLVRLGDGTEVKGHGYAMRHPSDPEQLRVGEEIAGSRVLMDLASQLLQKAHIEIDEASGRRSRPLNR
- a CDS encoding cupin domain-containing protein, which translates into the protein MAGLVRKSFDAPEEVRPFEGGKGRLELVNVGGGQVGRATFEPGWKWSEHVKPIAQTDSCLVAHAAYVVSGRMKVVMNDGQEEDFGPGDYMNIAPGHDAWVLGDDPCVVVDWMGFSDYAKR
- a CDS encoding chitinase, encoding MRRMRTLRAVLTATVTAVATAGLAVLGGGSAQAATPLPAHVFAPYFEAWTGESPAALAAQSGAKHLTMAFIQTASKGSCTPYWNGNSGMPIASSTFGSDIRTIQANGGDVIPSFGGYTADTTGTEIADSCTDVGQIAAAYEKVITTYDLSRLDMDIEVDSLDNSAGIDRRNKAIKQVQDWAAANGRKIEISYTLPTTTSGLASSGLAVLRNAVSNGARVDVANIMTFDYYDNASHNMANDTQTAAQGLYNQLAQLYPGKTSAQLWGMIGITEMPGVDDFGPAETFTLANATQVYNWAVSKGINTLSFWALQRDNGGCPGGAAADNCSGIQQNTWDFSHIFEPFTSGTTAPANDFSVTASPATGSVAAGSSATTTVKTAVTAGQAQSVNLTVGGAPAGVTASLSPTSVTAGGSSTLTVSTTSAAVSGTYTLTVTGSNASAAHSATYTLTITGGNGHQCTATAWNATSVYTGGMQVSHKSHNWKAKWWTQGEEPGTTGEWGVWQDLGAC
- a CDS encoding vWA domain-containing protein, with product MPDAPATDGWAVDVVLCIDVTGSMSPVLKQVKEGALSFHGRLKAVMARRGMDIGRMRLRVIAFRDFGADRDRAIERTSFLDLPEQTAQFAEFIAGLKATGGGDVPESGLEALALAVRSPWSARNESNGDRRHIVVLFTDAPAHPLGRHTPRRRAAKSPSDRPPWWSSRRRSGSSASPEDYDVYPRSLDELHDQWGREGQDGAVMDQSAKRLLIFAPEQKPWRDIAETWDKTLFVPSVAGTGLKEIALDEVISTIARNL
- the gcvH gene encoding glycine cleavage system protein GcvH, which translates into the protein MSKIPADLRYTLFHQWVRDEGDGVLAVGLTDYARQALGDIEFLELPAAGKTVSRKEAVGTVESVKAANDIYAPLAGEIVATNADAVATPQTVNTDPYGVWLFKLTPAQGEPTDDLLTAEQYQAAVGG
- a CDS encoding CchlQ; amino-acid sequence: MDWGTLVATFSGGSIAISGTVLADYLRHRREGERGVGARRRAVYLEFITAAEACFTRLRHLAQTPGEEPDLEAATRVALREGGIQEVRERLFIEASTGVAGAGQGMFEQLRALRRAVATGAGADSRVFHEAYHPYIAAVWAYRVAVREELEGQSLTPAAFGWARWDGKDRCPVCREAGSAAAVAGA
- a CDS encoding antitoxin codes for the protein MSVMDKLKQMLKGHEDQAGQGIDKAGDFVDEKTQGKYSSQVDTAQDKLKEQLGSDRREERGEGPPM